Proteins encoded by one window of Methanothermobacter thermautotrophicus:
- a CDS encoding isocitrate/isopropylmalate family dehydrogenase, producing the protein LNKKQEAQKIENALKKTLMRGIMTPDLGGTASTMEMAEAIREELIKQD; encoded by the coding sequence CCTCAACAAAAAACAGGAAGCTCAAAAAATAGAAAACGCCCTCAAAAAAACCCTGATGAGGGGCATCATGACGCCAGACCTCGGGGGTACGGCCAGTACCATGGAGATGGCAGAGGCCATAAGGGAGGAACTAATAAAGCAGGACTGA